Proteins encoded by one window of Micromonospora coxensis:
- a CDS encoding DUF4397 domain-containing protein: protein MQLSNFRRVAAGGAVAALTFAGVGALTATPAFAASSKVSVVHGIPDTPVDVYVNGKKTLDNFKPGDVAGPLTLEEGAYDIALTKPGEALDKAILSVDDAAVPGGANISIAAHLDASGQPKITPFANDVAKVGAGKARLIVRHTAAAPAVDVRAGGSPVFEDLTNPNEAKADVDAGTVKADVVLAGTETVAIGPADLTLKEGTATIVYAIGSAEGKTLDLVAQTVTGLHSAPGGVPSGSGGQAGTGVDTWWYVLAGAGALLLVGGGTRVATARAGRR, encoded by the coding sequence ATGCAGCTCTCGAACTTCCGTCGGGTCGCCGCGGGTGGCGCGGTCGCCGCCCTGACCTTCGCCGGCGTCGGGGCCCTCACCGCGACGCCCGCCTTCGCCGCCTCGTCGAAGGTCTCCGTCGTGCACGGCATCCCGGACACCCCGGTCGACGTGTACGTCAACGGCAAGAAGACGCTGGACAACTTCAAGCCCGGCGACGTGGCCGGCCCGCTGACGCTGGAGGAGGGCGCGTACGACATCGCCCTGACCAAGCCGGGCGAGGCGCTCGACAAGGCGATCCTCTCGGTCGACGACGCCGCCGTGCCGGGCGGGGCCAACATCAGCATCGCGGCCCACCTCGACGCCTCCGGCCAGCCGAAGATCACCCCGTTCGCCAACGACGTCGCCAAGGTCGGCGCCGGCAAGGCCCGGCTGATCGTCCGGCACACCGCGGCGGCCCCGGCCGTGGACGTGCGGGCCGGCGGCAGCCCGGTCTTCGAGGACCTGACCAACCCGAACGAGGCGAAGGCCGACGTCGACGCCGGCACCGTCAAGGCCGACGTGGTGCTGGCCGGCACCGAGACCGTGGCCATCGGCCCGGCGGACCTCACCCTCAAGGAGGGCACCGCGACGATCGTGTACGCGATCGGCTCCGCCGAGGGCAAGACCCTCGACCTGGTCGCCCAGACCGTGACCGGGCTGCACTCGGCGCCGGGCGGCGTGCCCAGCGGCAGCGGTGGCCAGGCCGGCACCGGCGTGGACACCTGGTGGTACGTGCTGGCCGGCGCCGGCGCGCTGCTCCTGGTCGGCGGCGGGACGCGGGTGGCGACCGCCCGGGCCGGTCGCCGGTGA
- a CDS encoding class F sortase: MTVRHRGALAAVAAGVAALTVAGVVACGSQPAEDVGAEEAAALAGSATPTPAGTSSSVPVTAGELPTGEQSVPPVRLVIPSIDVTATVDPVGVNPRTDEFEVPPSVDRIGWYRYGPGLEATAGSVVIAGHVDSADQGKGAFFRLRELGRDDTVTVTGTDGRQRAYRVVARQEYDKSKIPLERYFARDGKLRLTLITCGGPFDAKTRSYRDNIVVTAVPA, translated from the coding sequence GTGACGGTGCGACACCGCGGGGCGCTGGCGGCGGTGGCCGCCGGCGTCGCCGCGCTCACCGTCGCCGGGGTGGTGGCCTGCGGTTCGCAGCCGGCCGAGGACGTCGGCGCCGAGGAGGCCGCCGCGCTGGCCGGGTCCGCCACCCCGACCCCGGCGGGCACCTCGTCGTCGGTGCCGGTCACCGCCGGTGAGCTGCCGACGGGTGAGCAGAGCGTGCCTCCGGTGCGGCTCGTCATCCCGTCGATCGACGTCACCGCCACCGTCGACCCGGTCGGGGTCAACCCGCGCACCGACGAGTTCGAGGTCCCGCCGAGCGTCGACCGGATCGGCTGGTACCGGTACGGCCCCGGGCTGGAGGCGACGGCCGGGTCGGTGGTGATCGCCGGCCACGTGGACAGCGCCGACCAGGGCAAGGGGGCCTTCTTCCGGCTGCGCGAGCTGGGCCGCGACGACACCGTCACCGTCACCGGCACGGACGGCCGGCAGCGGGCGTACCGGGTGGTGGCCCGCCAGGAGTACGACAAGTCGAAGATCCCGCTGGAGCGGTACTTCGCGCGCGACGGCAAGCTCCGGTTGACCCTGATCACCTGCGGTGGGCCGTTCGACGCGAAGACCCGCTCGTACCGGGACAACATCGTCGTCACGGCGGTGCCCGCCTGA
- a CDS encoding cysteine desulfurase family protein, whose protein sequence is MAYLDHAATTPMLDEALEAYVATAREVGNASSLHAAGRRARRRVEESRERVAAALGARPSEVVFTGGGTESDNLAVKGIFWARRGAAPARARVVSSAVEHHAVLDAVDWLAAHEGAEVGWLPVDAAGRLDPERLRAELAGHADRVALVTAMWANNEVGTVQPVAALAAVAAEHGVPFHTDAIQAVGQVPVDFAASGVSALTVTGHKLGGPAGVGALLLARDVAATPLLHGGGQERDVRSGTLDTAGVVAFAVAVEAAVKGQQEYAARVAALRDDLVRRVREAVPEVVYNGDPTDRLPGNAHFSFPGCEGDALLLLLDAQGIACSTGSACSAGVAQPSHVLIAMGADHDRARSSLRFTLGHTSTPAEVDALIAALPAAVERARRAAALRSPR, encoded by the coding sequence ATGGCATACCTGGATCACGCGGCGACGACCCCGATGCTCGACGAGGCGTTGGAGGCGTACGTCGCCACCGCTCGCGAGGTCGGCAACGCGTCGTCGCTGCACGCCGCCGGCCGGCGTGCCCGACGGCGGGTCGAGGAGTCGCGTGAGCGGGTCGCCGCCGCGCTCGGCGCCCGACCGTCCGAGGTCGTCTTCACCGGCGGCGGCACGGAGAGCGACAACCTCGCGGTCAAGGGCATCTTCTGGGCCCGGCGCGGGGCCGCGCCGGCGCGGGCGCGGGTGGTGTCCAGCGCCGTCGAGCACCACGCCGTGCTGGACGCCGTGGACTGGCTCGCTGCCCACGAGGGCGCCGAGGTGGGCTGGCTGCCGGTCGACGCGGCCGGCCGGCTGGACCCGGAACGGCTGCGCGCGGAACTGGCCGGGCACGCCGACCGGGTCGCCCTGGTGACCGCAATGTGGGCCAACAACGAGGTGGGCACCGTCCAGCCGGTGGCTGCGCTGGCCGCGGTGGCCGCCGAGCACGGGGTGCCGTTCCACACCGACGCGATCCAGGCGGTCGGCCAGGTGCCGGTCGACTTCGCCGCCAGCGGCGTCTCCGCGCTCACCGTCACCGGGCACAAGCTGGGCGGCCCGGCCGGGGTCGGCGCGCTGTTGCTGGCCCGCGACGTCGCGGCCACCCCGCTGCTGCACGGCGGCGGCCAGGAGCGCGACGTGCGCTCCGGGACCCTGGACACCGCCGGCGTCGTCGCCTTCGCGGTCGCCGTCGAGGCCGCGGTCAAGGGCCAGCAGGAGTACGCCGCGCGGGTGGCCGCGCTCCGCGACGACCTGGTCCGGCGGGTCCGCGAGGCGGTGCCCGAGGTGGTCTACAACGGCGACCCGACCGACCGGCTGCCGGGCAACGCGCACTTCTCCTTTCCCGGCTGCGAGGGAGACGCGCTGCTGCTCCTGCTCGACGCCCAGGGCATCGCCTGCTCCACCGGTTCGGCCTGCTCGGCCGGGGTGGCGCAGCCCTCGCACGTGCTCATCGCGATGGGCGCCGACCACGACCGGGCCCGCTCGTCGCTGCGCTTCACCCTCGGGCACACCAGCACTCCGGCCGAGGTCGACGCCCTCATCGCGGCGCTGCCGGCGGCCGTCGAACGCGCCCGCCGCGCCGCCGCGCTGCGCAGCCCGCGCTGA
- the mnmA gene encoding tRNA 2-thiouridine(34) synthase MnmA: MRVLAAMSGGVDSAVAAARAVAAGHDVTGVHLALARNPQTYRTGARGCCTLEDSRDARRAADVIGIPFYVWDMAERFHADVVDDFVAEYAAGRTPNPCLRCNEKIKFAAVLDRAVALGFDAVVTGHHARLGPDGLLRRSVDQAKDQSYVLAVLTRAQLDRSIFPLGDATKAEVRDEAARRGLAVADKPDSHDICFIADGDTRGFLAGRLGEAPGDVVDASTGAVVGSHTGAYQYTVGQRRGLRLDRPAPDGRPRYVLSITPKTNTVTVGPAEALEVSQVRATRPVWTGGERPTAPIECEVQLRAHGDVVPAIVTLDGDTLHAELRRPVRGVAAGQAIVAYRPDPAGDVVLGSATITG; the protein is encoded by the coding sequence GTGAGGGTTCTGGCGGCCATGTCGGGCGGGGTGGACTCCGCTGTCGCGGCGGCGCGCGCGGTGGCGGCCGGGCACGACGTGACCGGGGTGCACCTGGCGCTGGCCCGCAACCCGCAGACCTACCGCACCGGGGCGCGCGGCTGCTGCACCCTGGAGGACTCCCGGGACGCCCGCCGCGCCGCCGACGTGATCGGCATCCCGTTCTACGTCTGGGACATGGCCGAGCGGTTCCACGCCGACGTGGTGGACGACTTCGTCGCCGAGTACGCGGCCGGCCGTACCCCGAATCCCTGCCTCCGCTGCAACGAGAAGATCAAGTTCGCGGCGGTGCTGGACCGGGCGGTGGCCCTGGGCTTCGACGCCGTGGTCACCGGCCACCACGCCCGGCTCGGCCCCGACGGCCTGCTGCGCCGCAGCGTCGACCAGGCCAAGGACCAGTCGTACGTGCTGGCGGTGCTGACCCGCGCGCAGCTCGACCGGTCGATCTTCCCGCTCGGCGACGCCACCAAGGCCGAGGTCCGCGACGAGGCGGCCCGGCGTGGGCTGGCCGTGGCGGACAAGCCCGACTCGCACGACATCTGCTTCATCGCCGACGGCGACACCCGCGGCTTCCTCGCCGGGCGGCTGGGTGAGGCCCCCGGCGACGTGGTCGACGCGTCGACCGGCGCGGTCGTCGGCAGCCACACCGGCGCCTACCAGTACACCGTGGGGCAGCGGCGCGGCCTGCGCCTGGACCGGCCCGCCCCGGACGGCCGCCCCCGCTACGTGCTCTCCATCACCCCGAAGACCAACACGGTGACCGTCGGCCCCGCCGAGGCGCTGGAGGTCTCGCAGGTACGGGCCACCCGCCCGGTCTGGACCGGCGGCGAGCGGCCCACCGCCCCGATCGAGTGCGAGGTGCAGTTGCGCGCGCACGGCGACGTGGTCCCGGCCATCGTGACGCTGGACGGCGACACCCTCCACGCCGAGCTGCGTCGACCGGTGCGCGGGGTCGCCGCCGGACAGGCGATCGTGGCGTACCGGCCGGATCCGGCGGGCGACGTGGTGCTCGGGTCCGCCACCATCACCGGCTGA
- a CDS encoding uroporphyrinogen decarboxylase/cobalamine-independent methonine synthase family protein, with translation MTEQSWPWPPGAATGIGSLPGTDVAEAQRIVLGELPALPHLPELPARGPGADLIGRTGGLLVELPVELYAARWRIAPRPGRDLRRARDLMERDLDQLAEQAETYAGPVKIQAGGPFTLAAALELPIGGRMLRDPGAVRDLAGSLAEGLRAHVAAVSRRLPRASVLLQLDEPSLPAVLAGRVPTESGFGTHRAVQPEVARSLLRQVIDAAGAPTVVHCCAPEVPLELIRSAGAVGVALDLALVKELDPLGEAIDAGLGLLAGAAPTPAPPAGRAPTSAEVADRVRTLWDRLGFPRRRLAEQVVVTPACGLAGATPAYARAVLAACRDAGRRLAED, from the coding sequence GTGACTGAACAGTCCTGGCCATGGCCCCCGGGGGCCGCCACCGGCATCGGCTCGCTGCCCGGCACCGACGTCGCCGAGGCGCAGCGGATCGTCCTCGGCGAGCTGCCCGCCCTTCCCCACCTGCCGGAACTACCGGCGCGCGGTCCCGGCGCCGACCTGATCGGGCGGACCGGTGGGCTGCTGGTCGAGCTGCCGGTCGAGCTTTACGCGGCCCGCTGGCGGATCGCGCCCCGCCCCGGGCGGGACCTGCGCCGGGCACGCGACCTGATGGAACGCGACCTGGACCAGCTCGCCGAGCAGGCCGAGACGTACGCCGGGCCGGTGAAGATCCAGGCCGGCGGGCCGTTCACCCTGGCCGCGGCGCTGGAGCTGCCGATCGGCGGCCGGATGCTGCGCGACCCGGGCGCGGTGCGGGACCTGGCCGGTTCGCTGGCCGAGGGACTGCGGGCGCACGTCGCGGCGGTGAGCCGTCGGCTGCCCCGCGCCTCGGTGCTGCTCCAACTGGACGAGCCCTCCCTGCCGGCGGTGCTCGCCGGCCGGGTGCCCACCGAGAGCGGCTTCGGCACCCACCGGGCGGTGCAGCCCGAGGTCGCCCGGAGCCTGCTGCGCCAGGTGATCGACGCGGCCGGGGCGCCGACCGTGGTGCACTGCTGCGCCCCGGAGGTGCCGCTGGAGCTGATCCGCTCGGCCGGAGCGGTCGGGGTGGCGCTGGACCTCGCCCTGGTCAAGGAACTGGACCCGCTCGGCGAGGCGATCGACGCCGGGCTCGGGCTGCTGGCCGGGGCCGCGCCCACGCCGGCCCCGCCGGCCGGCCGCGCGCCGACCTCGGCCGAGGTCGCCGACCGGGTACGCACCCTCTGGGACCGCCTCGGGTTCCCCCGCCGCCGGCTCGCCGAGCAGGTGGTGGTCACCCCGGCCTGCGGGCTCGCCGGAGCCACCCCGGCGTACGCGCGAGCGGTCCTCGCCGCCTGCCGGGACGCCGGCCGGCGGTTGGCGGAGGACTGA
- a CDS encoding VOC family protein, whose translation MIGQLRSTVIDCPDPRALAAFYAELLGLPLVEEQSDGDGWVVLGGPPGHQPRLAFQKAPDLRPPAWPDPDRPQQFHLDVTVDDVEAAERAVLALGARRLPGEGKGFRVYADPAGHPFCLCWD comes from the coding sequence ATGATTGGACAGTTGCGTTCGACGGTGATCGACTGCCCGGATCCGCGCGCCCTGGCCGCCTTCTACGCCGAGCTGCTCGGGCTGCCGCTGGTCGAGGAGCAGTCCGACGGCGACGGGTGGGTGGTGCTCGGCGGTCCGCCCGGCCACCAGCCGCGGCTCGCCTTCCAGAAGGCCCCCGACCTGCGACCGCCGGCCTGGCCGGATCCGGACCGGCCGCAGCAGTTCCACCTCGACGTCACCGTCGACGACGTCGAGGCCGCGGAACGGGCGGTGCTCGCCCTGGGCGCGCGCCGGCTGCCCGGCGAGGGCAAGGGCTTCCGGGTGTACGCCGACCCGGCCGGCCACCCGTTCTGCCTCTGCTGGGACTGA
- a CDS encoding ADP-ribosylglycohydrolase family protein, with product MITGVIDSSLRRASGSLFGLAYGDALGKPTEFLTVAEIHRRYGPTGPRELAGDPALVTDDTQMALAVAWALHDADAHTPEAVESLLRQRFLDWAVSPDNNRAPGTTCLRACAELSRGLPWQQATVAGSKGCGANMRVTPVGLLDVDLDTLAGLAQLQAGLTHGHPTGLAASELTAYAVRLLCDGAGLAELPALLTARAREQRRVYRGDWLGDLWQRPGIDSPAEFIARGWDECLHALRRLDLALGRPDDGDDPCRHTGEGWIAEEALATALLCALWHPDDPVTAIARGATTAGDSDSIAALAGAFVGAAHGTAAWPTDWPTRIEYADQLTALGAAWD from the coding sequence ATGATCACGGGCGTGATCGACTCCTCGCTCCGCCGTGCCTCCGGCTCGCTCTTCGGCCTCGCCTACGGTGACGCCCTCGGCAAGCCGACCGAGTTCCTGACCGTCGCCGAGATCCACCGCCGGTACGGCCCGACCGGCCCGCGTGAGCTGGCGGGCGACCCGGCGCTGGTCACCGACGACACGCAGATGGCCCTGGCGGTGGCGTGGGCGCTGCACGACGCGGACGCCCACACGCCGGAGGCGGTCGAGTCGCTGCTGCGGCAGCGCTTCCTCGACTGGGCGGTCAGCCCGGACAACAACCGCGCCCCGGGCACGACCTGCCTGCGCGCCTGCGCCGAGCTGAGCCGAGGGCTGCCCTGGCAGCAGGCCACCGTGGCCGGCTCGAAGGGCTGCGGCGCGAACATGCGGGTCACTCCGGTCGGGCTGCTCGACGTCGACCTGGACACCCTGGCCGGGCTGGCGCAGCTCCAGGCCGGCCTGACCCACGGCCACCCGACCGGGCTGGCGGCCAGCGAGCTGACCGCGTACGCGGTGCGGCTGCTGTGCGACGGGGCGGGCCTGGCGGAGCTGCCCGCGCTGCTCACCGCGCGGGCCCGGGAGCAGCGCCGGGTCTACCGGGGCGACTGGCTCGGTGACCTGTGGCAGCGCCCCGGGATCGACTCCCCGGCGGAGTTCATCGCCCGGGGCTGGGACGAGTGCCTGCACGCGCTGCGCCGGCTCGACCTCGCGCTCGGCCGCCCCGACGACGGCGACGACCCCTGCCGGCACACCGGTGAGGGCTGGATCGCCGAGGAGGCGCTGGCCACGGCGCTGCTCTGCGCCCTCTGGCATCCGGACGACCCGGTCACCGCGATCGCCCGGGGCGCCACCACCGCCGGCGACTCCGACTCGATCGCCGCCCTGGCCGGCGCCTTCGTCGGGGCCGCCCACGGCACGGCGGCCTGGCCGACCGACTGGCCCACCCGCATCGAGTACGCCGACCAGCTCACCGCCCTCGGCGCGGCCTGGGACTGA
- a CDS encoding type II toxin-antitoxin system PemK/MazF family toxin, translated as MPEWVWWALLVVLAVVAGWAWNEWRRRGGRPSDGGGDRARPQRGTPPRDRARPTAPPRPRTPTGTPRPGEIWWADVPYADGSGSKVRPCLVLRADDRSAEVLKITSQDKSGRDDHVRIPTGDWDPDADHDSWLDLAEPLSVPLDDFSRRAGSCDPELWRQVRRLHGRRSPA; from the coding sequence ATGCCGGAGTGGGTGTGGTGGGCGCTGCTGGTCGTCCTGGCCGTGGTCGCCGGGTGGGCCTGGAACGAATGGCGACGCCGGGGCGGTCGCCCGTCCGACGGCGGCGGCGACCGGGCCAGGCCGCAGCGGGGCACCCCGCCGCGGGACCGGGCCCGCCCGACCGCGCCGCCCCGACCGCGCACCCCCACCGGTACGCCCAGGCCGGGCGAGATCTGGTGGGCCGACGTCCCGTACGCCGACGGCAGCGGCTCGAAGGTGCGCCCCTGCCTGGTGCTGCGGGCCGACGACCGGAGCGCCGAGGTGCTCAAGATCACCAGTCAGGACAAGAGCGGCCGGGACGACCACGTCCGCATCCCCACCGGCGACTGGGACCCGGACGCCGACCACGACAGCTGGCTCGACCTCGCCGAGCCCCTGTCCGTGCCGCTCGACGACTTCTCCCGCCGCGCCGGCTCCTGCGACCCGGAGCTGTGGCGGCAGGTACGGCGACTGCACGGCCGGCGCAGCCCGGCCTGA